A DNA window from Castanea sativa cultivar Marrone di Chiusa Pesio chromosome 7, ASM4071231v1 contains the following coding sequences:
- the LOC142642665 gene encoding cyclase-like protein 2 — protein MIMIMMMNKTKPHVLHLLLVLSCTWVLTVSATSDAYPSVSDCGVLDEVVVPERREVYGEGKIFDISHRYREDMPSFQSDDGLGQFLWLRMSMKNGSLANVSELKFSTHSGTHVDSPAHMFDHYYDAGFDVDSLDLEVLNGPALLVDVPRDKNITAEVMKSLNIPKGIRRVLFRTLNTDRQLMWKKKFATDYVGFTKDGAEWLVENTDIKLVGIDYLNVAAYFDSIPAHHAFLEAREIIIVEAVKLDHYIQAGIYSLHCLPLRLPTSDGSPARCILIK, from the exons ATGATCATgatcatgatgatgaacaaaacCAAACCCCATGTCCTCCATCTCCTACTAGTGCTATCGTGCACTTGGGTGCTCACAGTTTCTGCTACCAGCGATGCCTATCCCAGCGTCTCCGACTGTGGCGTATTAGACGAGGTCGTCGTTCCAGAACGGAGAGAAGTGTACGGAGAAGGTAAGATATTTGACATAAGCCACAGGTACAGGGAGGACATGCCGTCGTTTCAATCGGACGATGGGCTGGGCCAGTTCCTGTGGCTCCGCATGTCCATGAAGAACGGCTCCCTCGCCAACGTTTCAGAGCTCAAGTTCTCTACTCACTCCGGCACCCATGTCGACTCGCCGGCCCATATGTTCGACCACTACTATGACGCCGGCTTCGACGTTGACTCTCTCGACTTGGAAGTGCTTAACG GTCCTGCGCTGTTAGTTGATGTTCCAAGGGATAAGAACATTACTG CTGAAGTTATGAAGTCCTTGAATATTCCCAAGGGAATTCGTCGTGTGCTTTTCAGAACGTTAAATACTGATAG gCAGCTAATGTGGAAAAAGAAGTTTGCCACAGACTATGTGGGATTCACGAAAGATGGGGCAGAATGGTTAGTAGAGAACACAGATATCAAACTTGTTG GAATTGATTACCTAAATGTTGCTGCTTATTTTGATTCAATTCCAGCTCATCATGCTTTTCTTGAGGCCAGG GAAATCATTATTGTGGAAGCTGTAAAGCTCGATCACTACATCCAAGCAGGAATATATTCCCTTCATTGCTTACCCCTTCGGTTGCCTACTTCTGATGGATCACCAGCAAGATGTATTCTCATCAAATGA
- the LOC142642615 gene encoding cyclase-like protein 3 isoform X1 encodes MMRIKIKPLVMLLVLSCTWVLTVATSDAYTTISDCGMEDLVPVRREVYGHGRIFDISHRFREDMPSWDSEDGIGQFLWLRDSMKNGSLANCSEFKFSVHSGTHVDAPGHVFDHYFDAGFDVDTLDLELLNGPALLVDVPRDKNITAEVMKSLNIPKGIRRVIFRTLNTDRQLMWKKEFDTSFAGLMKDGAEWLVENTDIKLIGTDYLSVAAYVEAIPSHLVLLEARDIILVESLKLDHIQPGIYSLHCLPLRLPGAEGSPARCILIK; translated from the exons ATGAtgaggatcaaaatcaaaccccTTGTCATGCTGCTAGTTCTATCGTGCACATGGGTGCTTACAGTTGCGACCAGTGATGCCTATACCACCATCTCCGACTGTGGCATGGAGGACCTCGTCCCTGTAAGGAGAGAAGTGTACGGACATGGTAGGATATTTGATATAAGTCACAGGTTCAGGGAGGACATGCCATCTTGGGATTCCGAGGATGGGATAGGCCAGTTCTTGTGGCTCCGTGACTCCATGAAGAATGGCTCCCTAGCCAACTGTTCCGAATTCAAGTTCTCTGTTCACTCCGGCACCCACGTCGACGCGCCAGGCCACGTGTTCGATCACTACTTTGATGCCGGCTTCGATGTTGACACGCTTGACTTGGAACTGCTTAACG GTCCTGCACTGTTAGTTGATGTTCCAAGGGATAAGAACATTACTG CTGAAGTTATGAAGTCCTTGAATATTCCCAAGGGAATTCGACGTGTCATTTTCAGAACATTAAACACTGACag gCAGCTAATGTGGAAAAAGGAGTTTGATACAAGCTTTGCAGGACTGATGAAGGATGGTGCTGAATGGTTGGTAGAGAACACAGATATCAAACTTATTG GAACTGATTACCTAAGTGTTGCTGCTTATGTTGAAGCAATTCCATCTCATCTTGTTTTACTAGAAGCCAGG GATATCATTCTCGTGGAAAGTCTAAAGCTCGATCACATCCAACCGGGAATATATTCCCTTCACTGCTTACCCCTTAGGTTGCCTGGAGCTGAGGGATCACCCGCAAGATGTATTCTCATCAAATGA
- the LOC142642615 gene encoding cyclase-like protein 3 isoform X2, protein MMRIKIKPLVMLLVLSCTWVLTVATSDAYTTISDCGMEDLVPVRREVYGHGRIFDISHRFREDMPSWDSEDGIGQFLWLRDSMKNGSLANCSEFKFSVHSGTHVDAPGHVFDHYFDAGFDVDTLDLELLNGRQLMWKKEFDTSFAGLMKDGAEWLVENTDIKLIGTDYLSVAAYVEAIPSHLVLLEARDIILVESLKLDHIQPGIYSLHCLPLRLPGAEGSPARCILIK, encoded by the exons ATGAtgaggatcaaaatcaaaccccTTGTCATGCTGCTAGTTCTATCGTGCACATGGGTGCTTACAGTTGCGACCAGTGATGCCTATACCACCATCTCCGACTGTGGCATGGAGGACCTCGTCCCTGTAAGGAGAGAAGTGTACGGACATGGTAGGATATTTGATATAAGTCACAGGTTCAGGGAGGACATGCCATCTTGGGATTCCGAGGATGGGATAGGCCAGTTCTTGTGGCTCCGTGACTCCATGAAGAATGGCTCCCTAGCCAACTGTTCCGAATTCAAGTTCTCTGTTCACTCCGGCACCCACGTCGACGCGCCAGGCCACGTGTTCGATCACTACTTTGATGCCGGCTTCGATGTTGACACGCTTGACTTGGAACTGCTTAACGGTAG gCAGCTAATGTGGAAAAAGGAGTTTGATACAAGCTTTGCAGGACTGATGAAGGATGGTGCTGAATGGTTGGTAGAGAACACAGATATCAAACTTATTG GAACTGATTACCTAAGTGTTGCTGCTTATGTTGAAGCAATTCCATCTCATCTTGTTTTACTAGAAGCCAGG GATATCATTCTCGTGGAAAGTCTAAAGCTCGATCACATCCAACCGGGAATATATTCCCTTCACTGCTTACCCCTTAGGTTGCCTGGAGCTGAGGGATCACCCGCAAGATGTATTCTCATCAAATGA